In Phocoena phocoena chromosome 12, mPhoPho1.1, whole genome shotgun sequence, the following proteins share a genomic window:
- the NMBR gene encoding LOW QUALITY PROTEIN: neuromedin-B receptor (The sequence of the model RefSeq protein was modified relative to this genomic sequence to represent the inferred CDS: inserted 1 base in 1 codon; deleted 2 bases in 1 codon; substituted 2 bases at 2 genomic stop codons), whose protein sequence is MDMQTSGAVLWTCVKAVGIWVVLALLAVPEAVFSQVAHIGGLDNVSFTACIPYPQTDELHPKIHSVLLFLVYFLIPLAIISIYYYHIARTXIKSAHNLLGEYNEHYQKRVETRKRLAKIVLVFVCCFVFCWFPNHILYMYRSFNYNEIDPSLGHMIVTLVARILSFCSSCVNPFTLYLLSESFRRHFNSQLCCGRKSYXERSSTYLLSSSAVRVTSLKKNAKNMVTKSVLLTGHNVKXEMAL, encoded by the exons ATGGATATGCAGACATCAGGGGCGGTGCTGTGGACCTGTGTGAAGGCCGTGGGTATCTGGGTGGTCTTGGCGCTGTTGGCTGTTCCAGAAGCCGTGTTTTCCCAAGTGGCGCACATCGGTGGCTTGGATAACGTCAGCTTCACGGCGTGTATACCCTATCCTCAGACTGATGAATTACATCCAAAGATTCATTCAGTGCTCCTCTTCTTGGTCTACTTCCTTATACCACTTGCTattattagtatttattattatcatattgCAAGGA TAATTAAAAGTGCACATAATCTTCTGGGAGAATACAATGAACATTACCAAAA GCGGGTGGAAACACGGAAACGCCTGGCCAAAATTGTGCTGGTC TTTGTGTGTTGCTTTGTCTTCTGCTGGTTTCCAAATCACATCCTTTACATGTATAGGTCTTTCAACTATAATGAGATTGACCCATCTCTAGGCCACATGATTGTCACCTTAGTGGCCCGGATTCTGAGCTTTTGCAGTTCTTGTGTCAATCCATTTACTCTTTATCTGCTCAGTGAAAGCTTCAGGAGGCACTTCAATAGCCAGCTCTGTTGTGGAAGGAAGTCCTATTAAGAGAGATCAAGCACCTACCTACTCAGCTCCTCCGCGGTGCGTGTAACATCCCTGAAAAAAAATGCTAAGAACATGGTGACCAAATCTGTATTACTTACTGGACACAATGTGAAGTAGGAAATGGCACTGTGA